The nucleotide window GAGGAGCGACGCCATGTCGTCGGGGCGCATCGATTCGGACATCGCCGTGAAGCCGCGAATGTCGGTGAAGAGCACGGCGATTGGCCGCTTGTCGCCGCCGAGCTTCATCGTCTCAGACGATTCGGCGATTTTCTTCGCGAGCTGCGGCGTGAAAAATCGCTCGAAGTTGCTGCGCGTCAGCAACTCGCGCTGAATGCGCTGCGCGAACTGGCCGTTCTCGATGGCGACGGCGGCGATGCCGGCGAACGCGATGCAGAACTCGAAATCCTCGTCGCTGAAGCGATGCGTCGCCGTGACGTTGTCCACGTACAGCACGCCGAGCGACTTGTCTTCGCTGGCAATCAGCGGGACGCAGATCGCCGACCGAATTTGCTGCATCAGAATCGACTGGCCGCCGAACCGCGTGTCCTCGCCGGCGTTGTCCGAGAGGATGGCGACTTTGTCCTTGAGCGCGCTGCGGGCGATCGACTGCGGCACGGCGCGCGTCGTATCGCCGCCGCGTTTGTCGCGCGCGATCTTTGGCGCGAGCTCTCCAGTCTCGTCGATCAGCAGAATGGCGACGCGATCGACCTCGAGAATCTGATACGCGTAACTGACGATCTTGTCGAGCAGCGTGTCGATGTCGGCAGCCTTGCCGAGTCCTTTCGAAACCTCGAGCAGCGTGGCGAGCTTCTGGCGGCTCTTGTCGGTATCGGTGTGTTGAGCGGATTGGCCCGTCGGCACGTTGCCGGGGGACTGCATGCCGGCGATCGTGGCGCTCGGATCGCGTACGGGAAGCTGGCGAACGATCGTTGCACCGGGCGGCGCGGCGGTTGACACGGCGGGTGCAGTTGCCGCGACCGGCTGTTGCAGCTTGAACCCGACTTTTCCGAACGTCACCGTGTCGCCGATGCCGACCGTCGCGGCTTCGATGCGCGCGCCATTGAGGAACGTGCCGTTGCTGGAACCGAGATCGCGAACTGTGACACTACCGTTTCGGCACTCGACCTCGGCGTGCCGGCGCGAGATGGTCGGATCGATGACCGGGATGTCGCTCGTCGGTGCGCGGCCGACGACCTGGACGGAGCCGTCGCGCAGGTCGAACGATTGCGAGCCGTCGGGGGAGACGAGCCTGAAGGTCATTGCCTCGAATATATGTCATCCCGAACCCGAGCAAAGCGAAGGGCAGGGATCCAACATCCCGGTTGAGCGACCGGACCCTCTACCCGGACGTTAGATCCCTCGCTACGTTCGGGATGACTTTCGCACCTGGCCGATCGCGGTGAGCAGCGCGCGCGCCTTGTTCTGGTGCTCCAGGAACTCGCGCTCCGGAATCGAGTCGTAGACGACGCCGGCGGCAGACTGCACCGACGCGACGCCGTTGGCGATGACGCACGTGCGAATGGTGATCGCCAGGTCCATGCGCTTCACGCCGGCGCTGATGTATCCAACGGCGCCGCCGTAGGGTCCGCGACGCTGCGGCTCGACTTCGTCGATGATTTCCATGGCGCGCACCTTCGGCGCACCCGTGAGCGTGCCGGCGGGGAAGCTGGCGCGAAACGCGTCCATGGCGGTGAGCCCGTCGCGCAGCTCGCCGTCGACCTGGCTCACGAGATGGAGCACGTGCGAATACTTCTCGACCACCATGAGCTCGCTCACGCACACCGAGCCGTACTTCGCGACGCGGCCGATGTCGTTGCGGCCCAAATCCACGAGCATGAGGTGCTCGGCTTGCTCCTTCTCGTCGGCGATCAGCTCGGCCATCATGCGATCGTCGTCTTCGGCGCTGCGGCCGCGACGGCGTGTGCCGGCGATCGGCCGCAGCGTCACGGTGCCCTGCGTGGTCACGCGGATGTGCAGCTCGGGCGAGCTGCCCACGATCTCGACGCCGTCGAGCACGAGGTGATACATGTACGGCGACGGGTTGATCACGCGCAGCGCGCGATACAAATCGGTCGACGAGAAGTCGAACGGCACGTCGATCCGCCGCGCCACCTGCACCTGGAACGCGTCGCCGGCGATGACGTACTGCCGCACCCGCTCGACGTCATTGATAAAATCCTCTTTATCGTATACTGATGAGCCTTCCGCGGCTGGGGCGCCGGGATCGAGCGCGAGGGGCTGGAGGGCCGAGGGCCCGCGGAGCCGCGCGATCGTGGCGTCGATGGTCTCGAGGGCCGTGTCGTGGGTGGCGCGCAATTCCTCGTCCGAGGCGCCGGCAGCCACCCGCGCGGCGGCCACGACGCGCGCCTGCGAGCGCAGGTTGTCGAAGATCACGAGCGCGTCCGTGAACACGAAGAGCGCGTCGGGTACGTCGAGTCCGCGCGCGGGCGGCGCGGGCAGCCGCTCGATGACGCGCGCCACGTCGTAGCCGAAGTAGCCGACGGCGCCGCTCCAGAATTCGCCAATCTCGGGCACGTCGATCGGATCGGCGTCGCGCAGCAGCGCCTCGAGGTCGGCGAGCGGATCGTCCGGGCGGCGCTCGTTGTGCCAGCCACGCTCGGGCGTCCAATCGCGAACCACGCCTTCCTCGAGCTTCCACGCGGCGCGCGGTGACGCGCCCATGAAGGTGTATCGCGCCCACGTCTCGCCGCCGGCGGGCGCCGACTCGAGCAGAAACGCGAACGGTCCCTGGCGCAGCTTGGCGAACGCGGCGACCGGTGTTTCGGTATCGAGCAATACGTCGCGCCACACGGGAACCAGGCGCGTACGTGTCGCGTCGCCGGCTCCCGCCGCCGACCGCGCGCGCGTGACGAACTCGGCGAGACTCATCGCGCGGCGGGTTGCTCGGTTCCGGTCACCCGGCGAAATTCACAAATCATGCATCGATTCCTCGCGGCAAAAGGCTCCTGCCGTGGATCTCGAGGATCCTTCGCCGCGTACTGGTTGGTTGTTCTGATAAGTCTGATGCGCGGACCGTCCACTGCCGGCGCGCAGACGTGGAACGATCCGCGCAGCCGCTCACTCGTCGAAGGCGCCACGCAGCGCCGTCTCGAGCAGCTCGCCGACACAGGCCTCAAGGACTACCGCGCCACGGCGCACGGCTACGTCACCTTTCTGGCGCAGCTGGGCGAAGGGCTGCGCACGCCGCCCAAGATCATCAAGTCGGACGAGTTGGAGCTCGAAGTCTACTGGCGCGCGCCCAACCTGAGCAAGCAGCGCATCATCGGGCGTCGCGATACCCTGCTGATGCCGACGGACATCGCGTACCACGCCGACCACCTGGGGATCGTCCAGAACAACTTCCCGAACACCATTCGCATCGGCGACGGGGACGAGGTGGCCGACGTGCCGCATCCGCTGTCGCCGGTCGGGCTTCGCGAGTACGACTACGCGCTCGCCGACAGCTTCGCCATTGGAACGGGCTCGCGGCGCATTCGCGTGTACCAGATCAAGGTGCGCCCGAAGGACGATCGGCAGCCGCGCGTCGCGGGCGCGGTGTACATCGAGCCCGACGGCGGCCAGGTCGCGCGCATGGACTTTACGTTTACGAAGTCGGCGCTGCTCGACAAGGCGCTCGAGCAGCTTTCGGTGGTGCTCGAGAATCGACTCGTTGGCGGCCGGTTCTGGCTGCCGAGCGAGCAGAAAATCGAAATCGTACGGCGCGGGGAGTGGCTGGATTTTCCGGCGCGCGGGATCATCAACGGCCGCTGGGAGATCAGCGACTACAAGTTGAATCAGGATCCGGCGCCCGTGTTGTTTACCGGGCCCGAGATCGTGTCCTCGCCCGCCGATATCAAGGCGCACAAGTGGACGGGGCGGATTCTGGATTCGCTGCCGGCCGACGTGACCGCGGTGACGGAATCGGACATCGCGCAGGTACAGGAAGAAGCGCAGCGACTCATTCGCGCGCGCGCGTTGGCGACGACTCGCAGCGCCTCGCTGTCGGCGCGCAACATCTCGGACTTCGCGCGCTACGATCGCGTCGAAGGGTTGGGCGTCGGCGCCGGGTTGACGCAGCCGTTCGCGACCGGTCTCTCGGCGACGGTACGCGCGCGATACGGCATCGATGACAAGATGCTCAAGGGGGCGGCGAGTATCGGCCTGACGCGGCCCGATGGGTTCGCGGTGCACGCGTTCGCGATGCGAGACTTCCGCGACGTGAGCGATGTCGCCGAGCGGTCGACGGTGGTGAATTCGATCGCGGGGCAGGAGTTCGCGAGCGACTACACCGATCCGTATCTGGTGCGCGCGGTTGGGTTGACGGCGGACCTGACGACCTGGATGGGCTTCGACCCGCGGCTCACCGCGTCGTACGGGATCGAGTCGCCGCTCGGCATTCATGCGTCGCCAGTCCGCGGGACGTTCATTCCGACGTTGACGTTCGAAGAGCGGCATGTTCGTCGGGTCGAGCTCGAGCTCAATCGTCCGTCGCAGGAGTGGCTCGCGGGAACGATGCTCGGCGCCAGAATCGATTTGCGCGGTCGCTTTCCGGTGGAGCGAAGCGATGCGGTATTTCCAAGAGCGAATGAGCATTCGGGGCGTGCCTCAGCGGTCGTCACCGCCGACCACGCGTTCGGCGACTTGCGCTTGGCGACGACGACGACACTCGCGCGCGTCTTCAAGGACCGGCGCGCCGAACCGATCGTGCCGGAGCTCGTGTACTTCGGCGGTCCGGTGTCGGCGCCCGGGTATGACTTTCACTCGCTCGTGTCGGACGTCGGATACTCCGAGCATGTCGAGCTGCAGTTGCCGGCACCATTCATCGGCTTCTCGTTGGGGCGTTATGGGCGCGTGCCGTCGCGGGCGACGATTGCGCCGTATGTGCATGGGGTGGAGGTTGGCGACGCGCCGCAGGCTTGTGTCGGGGAGCCGCCGCTAGTGTCGGCCGCATCCGGCTCGGTCGCCGTGGGTTCGACGGGAGTGGACTGCGCGCGAAGCTCGCACTTCTTCCCGTCCATCGGCGCCGCGTACATCCTGCCGTTCAATCTCGTGCGCATCGATGTCGCGAGAGGACTCCGCGGCAATGGACGATGGACCTTCAATGTCGATGTCAGCCGGGACTTGTGGAGCATTCTTTGAGCGAGATGTGTTGGTCGGACAAACCGCTGAACGACGACAAGTTCCGACAACATCTGACAAGGTCTGGAAACCTTCAGCAGCATGTGGACTCTGATGTAACGGGCCACTCCGCTGCTGTTCACAGACCGTGTCAGATTCTGTCAGACCTTGTCGTAGTCAAGAGTTCGGATGCGTATGCGTCGCGCAGACACGGTCCGCACTGAAATGATGGCGCGCCGAGAGCCCTTCGCGCCTATCGTCGGGCCATGGCATCTCGCGCCCCCATCCCGCTTCCAAAACCCTCGCCCGCCGACGTGATCGCTCGGCGGTACAATCTTCCCGTCGCCGACCTGAGTCGCGCCACGGCCCATGCCGTGTCGCTCGTGCCCGAGAAGTGGGCGCGGCGGTTTCACGTCGTGCCGCTCAGCGCCACCGAGCGCGATCTGTGCGTCGCGACCGCCGATCCGCTCGACGTCGATTGCGAGCGCACGCTGGGTTTCGCCACGGGGCGCCGCGTGTGCCTTGTCGTCGCCGATGCCGCCGACATCGCTGGGCGGATCGAGGAGCTGTATCGCGGGATGGGCGTCTCGCAGGAGCTCGAAGCGCTATCGGTGACCGAGGTTCAGCATCTCGCTGGAGAACTCGAAACGGCGCCGCCGAATCCGACGGACGAAACCGGCGGCTCGATCACGGCGCTGGTCGACTCGCTGCTCGCGGGCGGGATCGCGGCGCGTGCGAGCGATATTCACATCGAGCCGGAAGAGCAGGGAATCGCGGTGCGGCATCGCGTCGACGGCGTGCTCGCACTCACGCGCACGTTGCCGCGCGCCGTCGGGCCGGCGCTCGTGTCGCGCATCAAGATTCTCTCGGGGCTCGATATCGCCGACCGCTTGCGGCCGCAGGACGGGCGAGCGCGTGTCGCGATCAACGGGGTGGCGGTCGACCTGCGCGTGTCGACGCTTCCGGCGTCGCACGGCGAGAAAGTCGTGATCCGCGTGCTCGACGGCCGCTCGGCCGTCATCACGCTCGACGGCATGGGCTTTCACGGCGATGAATTGCAACGCATCGAGCAGCTGCTGCAGTTGCGCGAAGGGTTGATTCTCGTCACCGGACCCACCGGGTCAGGAAAGACAACGACACTCTACGCGGCGCTTCGGCGCATCAAGGAGCGCGGCGTCAACATCGTCACGGTGGAAGACCCGATCGAATTTCGGTTACCTGGGATCGTTCAGGTGCAGGTGAACGAGAAGGCGGGGCTCACCTTCGCGACGGCGCTGCGCTCAATCATGCGCCAGGACCCCGACGTCGTCTTGATCGGGGAGATTCGTGACCGCGAGACGGCGGAGATCGCGATTCAGGCGTCGCTCACGGGGCATCTCGTCCTCTCGACGCTGCACACCAACGACGCGCCCAGCGCGGTGACGAGGCTCATCGACATCGGTGTGGCAAGCTACAAGATCGCGACCGCGGTGAAAGGCGTGATCGCGCAGCGGCTCGTGCGGCGCGCGTGCCATACGTGCGACGGCACTGGCAACGCCAAGGGCGCCGATTGCGCCGTGTGCGGCGGCACCAGGCTTCACGGACGCCTCGCGATCGTCGAGGTGCTGGTCGGCACGCCGGAGTTCGAGCGATCCGTGGCGGCAGGCGAGTCTACCGAGCGCATCGCGGGCGCCGCGCGCGCGGGCGGAATGCGCTCGCTCTGGACGTCCGGCGTGGCGCATGCGAACGGAGGCCGCACGACGCTTGACGAAGTCATGCGTGTGACATCGCCAGACGACGTACCGCTGCCCCGTCCCGAGTCTGAGCCCAAGGCGGCTCGGTCGCTCATCGATCTCGACGGCGCATTCGATTTGCGCGACGATCTGGACACGTTGCTCGTCCGGCGGCGAAGCCTGCGCAATAGCTTTCGGCCGACGGACGAGGATTGAGGTTGGAATGGTGGACGTGTCGGTGGTCCGACGATACCGTCAGAATCGAAGGTTCGCGTGTGCGGTGTTGCAGCGCGGGCTCGATACGCCCTGTCCGAGCGCGTGAGAGCCTTTGCATGGCCAACACGAGTCCGACGAATCGTCCGAAGCGCTGGTACCGATGACCGCTCCCCGCAAGGGCCTGAATCCCTTCCGTTGTCGCGTGGATGACTGTGGCGACCGCGACCGCAGACAAACAGCTCCGCAAAGCGCGCTTGAATATTAAAGCTCTGCAAAGCGTGCTTGAATATTAAATCTATCTTAATAAAAGGAGTATGTACTGCTGGCTCGTCGGCCGTCTGACTTAGTTGCGACGGATTTAGTGCTGTTTCGGTTGAGATCGCCTCTTCAGTCCCACAGCTCTCTCTTGCAAATCCTCGCGCCGCACGGCAGTATGGGTCTCCGTTCGGCGACGGAGCCGGTCAACTTGCTGGATTGTTGAACTTGTCAGCTCCTCGTCGCGTCGCCGTATGGCATCTTCGCCAAGCGACGCGACGCTTGCCCGGCTAGTTGCGCGGGGCGCGTCCGAACTCCACTCCCATAGTGCTGGTAGCCGCGTCGATGACGTGCGGTTCCTGCTCTACGCGAGTTCCCAAACTCAATACGCCATGTACCGACGACGGCTATCCGCTGCGACGGCATGCATCGCATGTCTAGCGACAAACTCGTCACATGCCGCCGGACAGAGTGTGGCCAACGTCGAGAAGACTTCATGTCGAGCATGCCAGATCACCGTGTCGAGAGGGTCCACACTCCACGAGGGCTCGAACACGGCGCTGCCTGGTTACCCGCGGCCAGCGATCAGGGATCGTCGCGGACACTTCTGGCTAACGTTTGTTGGCGGAACATTCGAGGCGCACGCGTATGACAGTGCCGTCTTACCGTCGGTACGAGTCTGAGATCGTTTGTCTGTTCAGACACGGCAAGCCAATCGCGCTCAGCGGGCCGAATTCATCATCCGCAAGGCGTACGGGATCAGGCGGGGTGGTAAACGCCCCCACCCGGTACGGTTCGAGCTTCTCGGCGATTCGGTCGCCGTAGCTGTTGTCAAGGAAACCCGAGACGCGCCAACAGTCTTCACCAGGGTAGCGAGAGAGCTATCGGACGGGCGCGTGAAGAGGATGCTCAAAGAATGCCGAACGGGTTTTGCGAGTCTCAAGGAACAGATCCGCTATTTCGACATGCTGTAACAGCGGTACGGCGATCCTCGATGAGCGAGAAGTGCAACGGGCGCGGGCGCTCGGATGTGCCCACCGAGCTTTTTCGGTGCATTTGGCCGGACCATCGCATGAACTCGCGGTGCGGATCGCGCTCGGAGCGACGACGCGAGATATACGCGACTTCCTGGTGGCGCGGGTCGTTCGATATGTGGCTTTCGGCTGCATCCTCGCCGTCCCGGTCAGTGCTTTGCTTTGGCCGGTTGCGCGCAGCTTGCATCGTGAGGTTGGCGAGGTCCAGGTTTTCGGTTCTCTGATTGGTGTGGCGGTGGTGCTTGGCGCTTCTGCCGCAGGGATGATCGTGCCCTTTATGCGCGCATTCCGTACGCCACCAGCCGCAGTGCTTGGGCACGTCGATTAGAACCGGTTTCGGAACCGTCGCCGGGTGGCGTGGAGAGGAGTCCCCGCCAGCAACGTTGTTACGCGCATCGAGCTGATTGGGATCGCCGTCGAATAACGCTCGTCGTTCGGTCCGGCGCCATTCCCCGAGAGCAGAGCCAGCGGTTGGTCGCTCCGCGGGATGTCACCGAGGTCGATCCGCTGAAGCCATTTCTCGACATCGTCTGGCAAGCTGGCGGTATGCCTCAGTCCCACCGATCAAAGTCTGAGTCGATGCTTTCGCGGCAATGGTGGGAGTTGTCCCGGATCGTACCCGCCGCCGAATCCGGCCAGGGTCATATCCAAGGTACAAGACGATCCTCGGCCACATCCCGGCGATCGGCGTCTTTTCGTCCCGTTCCCATCGGCGGAGGGTGATGTATTCCACCTCAAGCTTCCGAGCCGCGTCTGTCCGGTTGACCCCAAGCTCTTGCCGGCGGCGTACAAGGGCTTGTCCAAGCGTCAGATTATTCGAGAGATAGCCCTTCTTTGGATAGGGTCCGGTCAGAGTCCACCGGCAAATCGGCAAAGTAAGGTATCGAATATCGGCTGCCGGGCATCGTTCAGGTGCAAGTGAACGAGAAGGCGGGACTGACGTTCGCGACCGCGCTGCGCTCGATCATGCGACAGGATCCCGACGTGGTGCTGATCGGTGAGATTCGCGATCGCGAGACGGCCGAGATCGCGCTGCAAGCGTCGCTGACGGGGCACCTCGTGTTGTCGACGCTACACACCAACGACGCGCCGAGCGCGGTCACGCGCTTGATCGACATCGGCGTCGCGAGCTACAAGATCGCCACGGCGGTGAAAGGGGTGCTGGCACAACGGCTCGTGCGGCGAACGTGCGCGGCCTGTCACGGAGCCGGAAACCGGGCGAGCGACGAGTGCGCGGCGTGCGGCGGAACAGGCTTTCACGGACGCCTCGCGCTCGTCGAAGTCCTGATCGGCACGCCGGAGTTCGAGCGGCGCGTCGCGGCCGGAGATCCGACGGAGCGCATCGCCGACGCCGCGCGCGCCGACGGCATGCGGTCGCTCTGGCAGTCTGGAGAATCCCACGTGATGGCAGGCCGAACCACCCTCGACGAGGTGACACGCGTTGCGACTCCCGACAGCAGTGCCAAGGTGCTACCAGGAGACCTGCGCCAACAGACGGGGATGCTGCCGAACCTCGAGCTACGAGATGACCTAGACGCCGTGATCGCGCGACTATCGAATTGGCGAAATCGTCCTATTCGACACGTGCGATTCGGATCGTAAAATGTCGCGGGCGGTAGATGTTGCGGACGGCGCCCGCGCTGTCGTCCTCGCGATGAATCATCGCTTTCAGCTCGACCCGCGTTCGCGACCGAGCGCGCTGGACAAAAAATCTAGTTCGAGCGCCCGCTGCTCGATCTTCGCGAGCAGCACCTTCGTGTGGATCGGGGGTTCGCGTCGCTCGCGTCGCCGCCAATCCCATCCGCGTGCTCGCGATGACTTGCCGCGCTATTCGGTGATCTGGTTCGGGTACACGCCGAAGCGTTGCGCGAACGGGGCGAGCGTTTGGTTTTGGCGTCAATCGCCGCCGCGGTCACTTTGGCCTCTAATCCGACCGCCTATGGTGCATGACCTCAATCGAGGTGAACCCTACAGATTGGCAACGAGCGTCGGAGCAAAATGCGAAGCGTGTCTATGGGAGAACGTCCCTGAAAAGGACTCTGAAAGAGGCGAAAGTTGGCGCTCCCCGCGCTCACCGCATACGGCCCAGGCAGAATCGCGACCGTAAATGCGCCGGCGATGTCCGCGCGCCCGAACACCGTGTCGTGCGAATTGCCGCCCTCACCAACGAAGTTGACGAACGCGCCGCGAATGCCACGCCCCGACGCGGAGTCGATCACCACACCAATGACGGTCACTCTTCCCGTCGTCGCTGGGGTCGGAACCGGCAGACGCGGAGGCGCAAGGCTGGCCGCGAGCGAGAAGGGATTCGAACACGCCTCGCTGCCTTCGCCGTGCCTGACTGACTGACAAGCCGACGACGCGCAGAAGCTTGCGAACAGCACGATCAGACCTCTGCGAGAATAGTTCGACGCTCGGCGCGCACCGCAACCGACGGCGCTCCGATCTACATAAGAAACCAATTTGCCCATGGGCGCGCCTGTCTGCGCACGAAGCCGTGACGAACGCTGAGGCCGGGTCATGCGCAGACAGTCTCGTGATAGGTTAGTGATCCTGGTCCCCCTAGTGCGGCCACAGGGTCATGGTGACGCCGAGATCGGACTGCATGATGGGCCACGGGCTGTAGAGGAAGACCTGCGGGTGTTGGAGCACCAAAACGGTACCTTTGCCCCATGCCACGCCCTCGGCGACTCGAACGTCGCCCGCGAGCGGAAATCTGAAATAGTACACCGGCGCGCCGCTGTCCCCTTCGATGT belongs to Gemmatimonadaceae bacterium and includes:
- a CDS encoding GspE/PulE family protein, which translates into the protein MASRAPIPLPKPSPADVIARRYNLPVADLSRATAHAVSLVPEKWARRFHVVPLSATERDLCVATADPLDVDCERTLGFATGRRVCLVVADAADIAGRIEELYRGMGVSQELEALSVTEVQHLAGELETAPPNPTDETGGSITALVDSLLAGGIAARASDIHIEPEEQGIAVRHRVDGVLALTRTLPRAVGPALVSRIKILSGLDIADRLRPQDGRARVAINGVAVDLRVSTLPASHGEKVVIRVLDGRSAVITLDGMGFHGDELQRIEQLLQLREGLILVTGPTGSGKTTTLYAALRRIKERGVNIVTVEDPIEFRLPGIVQVQVNEKAGLTFATALRSIMRQDPDVVLIGEIRDRETAEIAIQASLTGHLVLSTLHTNDAPSAVTRLIDIGVASYKIATAVKGVIAQRLVRRACHTCDGTGNAKGADCAVCGGTRLHGRLAIVEVLVGTPEFERSVAAGESTERIAGAARAGGMRSLWTSGVAHANGGRTTLDEVMRVTSPDDVPLPRPESEPKAARSLIDLDGAFDLRDDLDTLLVRRRSLRNSFRPTDED
- a CDS encoding adenylate/guanylate cyclase domain-containing protein, giving the protein MTFRLVSPDGSQSFDLRDGSVQVVGRAPTSDIPVIDPTISRRHAEVECRNGSVTVRDLGSSNGTFLNGARIEAATVGIGDTVTFGKVGFKLQQPVAATAPAVSTAAPPGATIVRQLPVRDPSATIAGMQSPGNVPTGQSAQHTDTDKSRQKLATLLEVSKGLGKAADIDTLLDKIVSYAYQILEVDRVAILLIDETGELAPKIARDKRGGDTTRAVPQSIARSALKDKVAILSDNAGEDTRFGGQSILMQQIRSAICVPLIASEDKSLGVLYVDNVTATHRFSDEDFEFCIAFAGIAAVAIENGQFAQRIQRELLTRSNFERFFTPQLAKKIAESSETMKLGGDKRPIAVLFTDIRGFTAMSESMRPDDMASLLTEYLTEMVECVFRHEGTLDKFIGDSVMAQWGAPIGGPDDADKAMAAALEMMQELAKLNERWRATGRPQLVHGIGLNFGEAFAGNIGSERRLEFTVIGDVVNTAARLCAAAEGEILLSEDFRKRLATPPELEECPPMEFKNKSQPVTVYRVVAD
- a CDS encoding ATPase, T2SS/T4P/T4SS family, with translation MPGIVQVQVNEKAGLTFATALRSIMRQDPDVVLIGEIRDRETAEIALQASLTGHLVLSTLHTNDAPSAVTRLIDIGVASYKIATAVKGVLAQRLVRRTCAACHGAGNRASDECAACGGTGFHGRLALVEVLIGTPEFERRVAAGDPTERIADAARADGMRSLWQSGESHVMAGRTTLDEVTRVATPDSSAKVLPGDLRQQTGMLPNLELRDDLDAVIARLSNWRNRPIRHVRFGS
- a CDS encoding chorismate-binding protein, which gives rise to MSLAEFVTRARSAAGAGDATRTRLVPVWRDVLLDTETPVAAFAKLRQGPFAFLLESAPAGGETWARYTFMGASPRAAWKLEEGVVRDWTPERGWHNERRPDDPLADLEALLRDADPIDVPEIGEFWSGAVGYFGYDVARVIERLPAPPARGLDVPDALFVFTDALVIFDNLRSQARVVAAARVAAGASDEELRATHDTALETIDATIARLRGPSALQPLALDPGAPAAEGSSVYDKEDFINDVERVRQYVIAGDAFQVQVARRIDVPFDFSSTDLYRALRVINPSPYMYHLVLDGVEIVGSSPELHIRVTTQGTVTLRPIAGTRRRGRSAEDDDRMMAELIADEKEQAEHLMLVDLGRNDIGRVAKYGSVCVSELMVVEKYSHVLHLVSQVDGELRDGLTAMDAFRASFPAGTLTGAPKVRAMEIIDEVEPQRRGPYGGAVGYISAGVKRMDLAITIRTCVIANGVASVQSAAGVVYDSIPEREFLEHQNKARALLTAIGQVRKSSRT